Proteins encoded by one window of Anguilla rostrata isolate EN2019 chromosome 9, ASM1855537v3, whole genome shotgun sequence:
- the LOC135262436 gene encoding syncollin-like translates to MRVLIAVALLCALGLPGLRSQCPDPGSLKDPEGTKLCARVFIDSHKNSSLSCLGEHMNVYPQDDYPMLSRSWNDRISSLVVSRFCTLTVWSRTKKEGKRRKFRGGVQPHLKDVRMGLLRNWNDQISAFYCAC, encoded by the coding sequence ATGAGGGTGCTGATCGCTGTGGCGCTTCTGTGCGCGCTCGGCCTCCCGGGCTTGAGAAGTCAATGCCCCGACCCCGGCTCCTTAAAAGACCCCGAGGGCACTAAGCTGTGCGCGCGGGTGTTTATAGACAGTCACAAGAACAGTTCTCTGAGCTGCCTGGGCGAGCACATGAACGTGTACCCCCAAGACGATTACCCGATGCTTTCGCGAAGTTGGAACGACCGCATCTCCTCCCTGGTGGTGTCCCGGTTCTGCACTCTCACCGTCTGGTCACGGACGAAGAAGGAGGGGAAACGGCGGAAGTTCAGGGGAGGGGTCCAACCCCATCTGAAGGACGTGCGCATGGGCCTGCTCAGAAACTGGAATGACCAGATCTCCGCGTTTTATTGCGCGTGCTAG
- the gng8 gene encoding guanine nucleotide-binding protein G(I)/G(S)/G(O) subunit gamma-8 produces the protein MSNNMAKIADARKAVEQLKLEVNIDRMMVSKAAAELLAYCESHAKEDPLVTPVPSSENPFREKRLFCVIL, from the exons ATGTCCAACAACATGGCCAAGATCGCGGACGCAAGGAAGGCAGTGGAGCAACTGAAGCTGGAGGTCAACATCGACCGGATGATG gtgTCTAAAGCAGCAGCTGAGCTCTTGGCATACTGTGAGTCCCACGCTAAAGAGGACCCACTGGTGACCCCAGTGCCCTCTTCCGAAAACCCCTTCCGCGAGAAGAGGCTCTTCTGCGTCATTCTCTAA
- the tmem45b gene encoding transmembrane protein 45B: MANFKGHALPGSFFMLFGLWWSVKYPLRQCWRRGQPQGRSRLPLFFNRIDLAEGALKIFFAFVGIMAEQFVPDGPHAHLYTADSWVKLMNWQHSTMYLFYGISGIADVLSTSSLPVPQGLDRLGLSLALFVEGFLFYFHLHGREPLDVHVHSLLLVAVFGGAASTLLEVFMRDQPVLELARSSLAILQGSWFYQIGFVLYPLSGPEWDQTLHDNKMFITMCYCWHYAVALLITGINYSLVYICVQRFIGKARDMEFGLQKTCSSDSSSQKALLQDSEEE, from the exons ATGGCAAACTTCAAGGGTCACGCTCTGCCAGGAAGCTTCTTCATGCTCTTCGGTTTGTGGTGGTCGGTGAAGTACCCGCTCCGAcagtgctggaggaggggccAGCCGCAAGGACGAAGCAGACTCCCGCTGTTCTTCAACCGGATAGACCTCGCGGAGGGGGCGCTCAAGATCTTCTTCGCCTTCGTGG GCATCATGGCAGAGCAGTTTGTGCCCGACGGGCCCCACGCCCACCTGTACACCGCTGACTCATGGGTGAAGCTGATGAACTGGCAGCACAGCACCATGTACCTCTTCTACGGCATCTCCGGCATCGCCGACGTCCTCTCCACGTCCTCCCTGCCCGTCCCGCAGGGGCTCGACCGCCTCGGCCTCTCCCTCGCCCTCTTCGTCGAAG ggTTCCTGTTCTACTTCCACCTCCACGGCAGGGAGCCCCTGGACGTGCACGTGCACTCCCTGCTGCTGGTGGCCGTGTTCGGGGGAGCCGCCAGCACCTTGCTGGAGGTCTTCATGAGGGACCAGCCGGTGCTGGAGCTGGCGAGGAGCAGCCTGGCCATCCTGCAAGGCAGCTGGTTCTATCAG ATCGGTTTTGTTCTGTACCCGCTGAGCGGGCCCGAGTGGGACCAAACGCTCCACGACAACAAGATGTTCATCACCATGTGCTACTGCTGGCACTACGCCGTGGCCCTGCTCATCACCGGCATTAATTACAGCCTGGTATACAT CTGTGTGCAGAGGTTCATTGGGAAGGCCAGGGACATGGAGTTTGGACTGCAGAAGACCTGCTCCTCGGACTCCAGCTCACAGAAGGCTTTGCTTCAGGACTCTGAAGAGGAGTAG